In a genomic window of Streptomyces sp. SJL17-4:
- a CDS encoding acyl-CoA dehydrogenase family protein: MDLAYSAEEEDFRVRLREWLAAALPTLPARPDPLDWPARRAYDCGWQRRLYDAGYADVHWDASPTQRLIFLEETELAGAPYVGANFVGLLHAGPTIAAEGTAEQRARWLPPVLRGDEVWCQGFSEPDAGSDLASLRTRVVRDGDAYVVSGSKIWTSHAEVADWCELLVRTDPGAAKHRGISWLAMPMDAPGVTVRPLRTLAGSTEFAEVFLDEVRVPVANRVGEENDGWRVTMVTLSFERGTAFVGEVVACRRLLGELARTARENGTWDDPVLRRRLGRLSAEFRALWRLTQANVSEAQATGGVPGAGGSVFKLHYSHARQELYEAAAGVLGPDALDLGREWTLDRLSSLSYTIAAGTSQIQRDIVAERILGLPKGR; this comes from the coding sequence ATGGACCTGGCCTACAGCGCCGAGGAGGAGGACTTCCGCGTCCGGCTGCGGGAGTGGCTGGCCGCGGCGCTGCCCACCCTCCCGGCGAGACCCGACCCGCTCGACTGGCCGGCCCGGCGGGCGTACGACTGCGGCTGGCAGCGCCGGCTGTACGACGCCGGGTACGCCGACGTGCACTGGGACGCCTCCCCGACGCAGCGGCTCATCTTCCTGGAGGAGACCGAACTCGCCGGAGCCCCTTACGTGGGCGCCAACTTCGTCGGTCTCCTCCACGCCGGCCCCACGATCGCCGCCGAGGGCACGGCCGAACAGCGCGCCCGCTGGCTGCCGCCGGTCCTGCGCGGCGACGAGGTCTGGTGCCAGGGCTTCAGCGAGCCCGACGCGGGGTCGGACCTCGCCTCCCTGCGGACCAGGGTCGTACGGGACGGGGACGCGTACGTCGTCTCCGGCTCCAAGATCTGGACCTCGCACGCCGAGGTCGCCGACTGGTGCGAGCTGCTCGTCCGTACGGATCCGGGGGCGGCCAAGCACCGCGGCATCAGCTGGCTCGCCATGCCCATGGACGCGCCCGGCGTCACCGTACGGCCGCTGCGGACGCTGGCCGGGTCGACCGAGTTCGCCGAGGTGTTCCTCGACGAGGTGCGGGTGCCGGTGGCGAACCGGGTGGGGGAGGAGAACGACGGGTGGCGGGTCACGATGGTGACCCTGTCGTTCGAGCGCGGCACCGCGTTCGTCGGCGAGGTCGTCGCCTGCCGCCGCCTCCTCGGCGAACTCGCCCGCACGGCCCGGGAGAACGGCACCTGGGACGACCCCGTCCTGCGGCGGCGGCTCGGCAGGCTCTCCGCCGAGTTCCGGGCGCTGTGGCGGCTCACCCAGGCGAACGTCAGCGAGGCGCAGGCGACGGGGGGCGTGCCGGGGGCCGGCGGGTCCGTCTTCAAGCTGCACTACTCGCACGCCCGGCAGGAGCTCTACGAGGCGGCCGCCGGCGTGCTCGGACCCGACGCGCTCGACCTCGGGCGGGAGTGGACCCTGGACCGGCTGTCCTCGCTCTCGTACACGATCGCCGCCGGCACCTCCCAGATCCAGCGCGACATCGTCGCCGAGCGCATCCTCGGCCTGCCGAAAGGACGGTGA
- a CDS encoding MFS transporter, protein MPAPAEPPALWNRNFRLFFVARGVAVFGEGMVPVAFAAGLLGAGHSGATVGYALGGWTAAFALFVLFGGVLADRFTARRMMILADLLRLPGAAVLAVAFTLGGPPLWAVYTLSVLSGVGAALFQPGVASTIPRIAPDVQRANAVLRVVEALMVMAGPAAAGVLVAVWNAGAAFAVNGATFAVSALCLTLMRIAPIPSDSLRRASLGAELVGGWREFRARNWLWGVIAIWTVYGLTVAGPMVPLTASLVTEDHGSATYGVLMAVNGAGSAVGGLLALRLRPRAPLAAGAVALLGLPVNLALLGLGAPVALLGTGQFIGGAAFAFWLVMWSTAVQTHVPQEALNRMHAYDVAGSLLMMGVGRTLSGPVAAAVGTEEVLLVGAGIAVLVVGALLAVRPIRTLPRV, encoded by the coding sequence ATTCCCGCCCCGGCCGAGCCGCCCGCACTGTGGAACCGTAACTTCCGGCTCTTCTTCGTCGCCCGGGGCGTCGCCGTCTTCGGCGAGGGCATGGTCCCGGTCGCCTTCGCCGCCGGACTCCTCGGCGCGGGCCACTCCGGCGCCACCGTCGGCTACGCCCTCGGCGGCTGGACCGCCGCCTTCGCGCTCTTCGTCCTCTTCGGCGGTGTCCTCGCCGACCGCTTCACCGCCCGCCGCATGATGATCCTCGCGGATCTGCTGCGACTGCCCGGAGCGGCCGTCCTCGCCGTCGCCTTCACGCTCGGCGGCCCGCCCCTCTGGGCGGTCTACACCCTCTCCGTCCTCAGCGGCGTCGGCGCCGCCCTGTTCCAGCCGGGCGTCGCCTCCACCATCCCGCGCATCGCCCCGGACGTGCAGCGCGCCAACGCCGTCCTCCGGGTCGTCGAGGCACTCATGGTCATGGCGGGCCCGGCGGCGGCGGGTGTGCTCGTCGCCGTGTGGAACGCGGGCGCCGCCTTCGCCGTCAACGGCGCGACGTTCGCGGTCAGTGCCCTCTGCCTCACCCTGATGCGCATCGCCCCGATCCCGTCCGACTCCCTGCGGCGCGCTTCCCTCGGCGCCGAACTCGTCGGCGGGTGGAGGGAGTTCAGGGCGCGGAACTGGCTCTGGGGCGTCATTGCCATCTGGACCGTGTACGGGCTCACCGTGGCCGGCCCCATGGTGCCGCTCACCGCGAGCCTGGTCACCGAGGACCACGGCTCGGCCACGTACGGCGTGCTCATGGCGGTCAACGGAGCGGGCAGCGCCGTCGGCGGCCTGCTCGCCCTCCGGCTGCGCCCGCGCGCCCCCCTCGCGGCGGGCGCGGTCGCCCTCCTCGGCCTCCCCGTGAACCTCGCGCTGCTCGGCCTGGGCGCGCCCGTGGCGCTGCTCGGCACGGGCCAGTTCATCGGTGGCGCGGCCTTCGCCTTCTGGCTGGTGATGTGGTCGACGGCCGTCCAGACGCACGTACCGCAGGAGGCCCTGAACCGGATGCACGCGTACGACGTGGCCGGTTCGCTCCTGATGATGGGCGTCGGGCGGACCCTGTCGGGGCCGGTGGCGGCGGCGGTCGGCACGGAGGAGGTGCTGCTCGTGGGGGCGGGGATCGCGGTGCTCGTGGTGGGCGCGCTGCTCGCGGTGCGCCCGATCAGGACGCTGCCGAGGGTGTGA
- a CDS encoding Zn-dependent alcohol dehydrogenase has product MRGVVFDGKQVQVVDDLEVRDPGPGEVLVGIAAAGLCHSDLSVVDGTIPFPPPVVLGHEGAGVVEAVGPGVTHVVPGDHVALSTLANCGACADCDRGRPTMCRKAIGMPGQPFSRGGRPLYQFASNSSFAERTVVKAVQAVKIPQDIPLTSAALMGCGVLTGVGAVLNRAKVGRGETVVVIGTGGIGLNVLQGARIAGALTIVAVDTNPAKEAVARQFGACHFLTSTDGVRELLPTGADHVFECVGHTGLVRTAIDLLDRHGQAILLGMTAPKAEASFLPAAMFLDKSILGCRYGSSRPQRDIPLYAELYRSGRLLLDELVTATYPVEEFARAVEDAEAGKVARGVLTF; this is encoded by the coding sequence ATGAGGGGTGTGGTGTTCGACGGGAAGCAGGTCCAGGTCGTCGACGACCTGGAGGTACGGGACCCCGGGCCCGGTGAGGTGCTGGTGGGGATCGCGGCGGCCGGACTGTGCCACAGCGATCTGTCGGTCGTCGACGGGACCATCCCCTTCCCCCCTCCCGTCGTGCTCGGGCACGAGGGTGCCGGGGTCGTCGAGGCGGTCGGACCGGGCGTCACACACGTCGTCCCGGGCGACCACGTGGCCCTGTCGACCCTCGCGAACTGCGGGGCCTGCGCGGACTGCGACCGGGGGCGGCCCACCATGTGCCGGAAGGCCATCGGGATGCCGGGTCAGCCGTTCTCGCGGGGCGGGCGGCCGCTCTACCAGTTCGCCTCGAACTCCTCGTTCGCCGAGCGGACCGTCGTCAAGGCGGTCCAGGCGGTGAAGATCCCGCAGGACATCCCGCTGACCTCGGCGGCGCTGATGGGCTGCGGCGTCCTCACCGGCGTAGGGGCCGTCCTGAACCGGGCGAAGGTCGGGCGGGGCGAGACGGTCGTCGTCATCGGCACGGGCGGGATCGGGCTCAACGTCCTCCAGGGCGCGCGGATCGCGGGCGCGCTGACGATCGTGGCCGTGGACACGAACCCGGCGAAGGAGGCGGTGGCCCGGCAGTTCGGGGCGTGTCACTTCCTGACCTCCACCGACGGCGTACGGGAGCTCCTCCCCACCGGCGCCGACCACGTCTTCGAGTGCGTCGGGCACACCGGGCTCGTCCGGACCGCGATCGACCTCCTCGACCGGCACGGACAGGCGATCCTCCTCGGCATGACCGCGCCGAAGGCGGAGGCGAGCTTCCTGCCCGCCGCGATGTTCCTGGACAAGTCGATCCTGGGCTGCCGGTACGGCTCCTCCCGCCCGCAGCGCGACATCCCGCTCTACGCCGAGCTGTACCGCTCGGGCCGCCTCCTCCTCGACGAACTCGTCACCGCCACGTACCCGGTGGAGGAGTTCGCGAGAGCGGTGGAGGACGCGGAGGCGGGCAAGGTGGCCCGGGGGGTCCTCACGTTCTGA
- a CDS encoding cyclase family protein: protein MSLPAAFHEIAKRVNNWGRWGQDDEIGTLNLVTDEVVREAVATVRTGHRVPLAVDLKQDGVQTGMIPGRVNPLHVMVQINQELFGPGTVATSDDAVTLGLQAGTHWDALTHVSHSGHLYNGRPAATITPHGRSEFSGIHTARHLVSRGVLLDVAAAKGLDRLPGDHAVTPEDLDEAADFGGVTVRSGDIVLVRTGQMQSYLAGDRHGYAFPSPGLSIRTPEWFHARDVAAVANDTLTFEIFPPEIEDLWLPVHALDLVEMGMLQGQNWNLEALSTACAQERRHAFLLSAMPEPFVGGTGTPVAPVAIL, encoded by the coding sequence ATGTCTCTGCCCGCCGCATTCCACGAGATCGCCAAGCGCGTCAACAACTGGGGCCGTTGGGGCCAGGACGACGAGATCGGCACCCTCAACCTGGTCACGGACGAGGTCGTGCGCGAGGCCGTCGCCACCGTCCGCACCGGCCATCGCGTCCCGCTCGCCGTCGACCTCAAGCAGGACGGCGTCCAGACCGGCATGATCCCCGGCCGGGTCAACCCGCTCCATGTCATGGTCCAGATCAACCAGGAGCTCTTCGGCCCCGGCACGGTCGCCACCAGCGACGACGCCGTGACCCTCGGCCTCCAGGCCGGCACCCACTGGGACGCCCTGACCCATGTCTCCCACTCGGGCCACCTCTACAACGGCCGCCCCGCCGCCACCATCACCCCGCACGGCCGCTCCGAGTTCAGCGGCATCCACACGGCCCGCCACCTGGTGAGCCGGGGGGTGCTGCTCGACGTGGCCGCCGCCAAGGGCCTGGACCGGCTGCCGGGCGACCACGCCGTCACGCCCGAGGACCTGGACGAGGCCGCCGACTTCGGCGGGGTGACCGTACGGTCCGGCGACATCGTGCTCGTACGGACGGGTCAGATGCAGTCGTACCTGGCCGGCGACCGGCACGGATACGCCTTCCCGTCACCCGGGCTCTCGATCCGTACGCCGGAGTGGTTCCACGCCCGGGACGTCGCGGCCGTCGCCAACGACACCCTCACCTTCGAGATCTTCCCGCCGGAGATCGAGGACCTGTGGCTGCCCGTGCACGCCCTCGACCTGGTCGAGATGGGCATGCTCCAGGGGCAGAACTGGAATCTGGAAGCTCTGTCCACAGCCTGTGCACAAGAGCGGCGCCACGCCTTCCTGCTCTCCGCGATGCCCGAGCCCTTCGTGGGCGGTACGGGCACACCGGTGGCACCGGTCGCCATCCTCTGA
- a CDS encoding MFS transporter, with protein MLGGMAQTTGSPARTPDRPPVRPPVRTPRVHRAWFVAAVTFVTIIGAAAFASLPGLLIEPLHEEFDWSRGTIGFAVSVNLALYGLTAPFAAALMDRFGIRRIVAVALSVIALGSVLTVWMTTAWQLVLFWGVLVGLGSGSMALAFAATVTNRWFTARRGLVTGILTAAGASGQLVFLPLLSWLVEHHGWRPAAVTVSLAALAVVPFVWLLLRDHPADVGLAPYGGEYAEKPAPVTGAARRAVTVLFKAARTGPFWLLAGTFAICGASTNGLVKTHFVPAAHDHGMPVTTAAGLLAVIGVFDVVGTIASGWFTDRFEARRLLAVYYALRGVSLLFLPLLLAPAVHPPMLFFIVFYGLDWVATVPPTIALCREHYGEDSAIVFGWVLASHQVGAAVVAFAGGVARDVFGRYDVVWYASGALCAAAALMALVIRRPRTETVSLAGA; from the coding sequence ATGCTCGGTGGCATGGCCCAGACAACCGGCAGCCCCGCCCGCACCCCCGACCGGCCCCCCGTCCGGCCCCCGGTCCGCACGCCCCGCGTCCACCGGGCGTGGTTCGTCGCGGCGGTCACCTTCGTCACGATCATCGGCGCGGCGGCGTTCGCGTCGCTCCCGGGCCTGCTGATCGAGCCGCTGCACGAGGAGTTCGACTGGTCGCGGGGCACGATCGGCTTCGCCGTCTCGGTGAATCTCGCCCTCTACGGCCTGACGGCCCCCTTCGCCGCCGCCCTCATGGACCGCTTCGGCATCCGCCGGATCGTGGCGGTGGCGCTGTCGGTCATCGCGCTGGGATCGGTGCTCACGGTGTGGATGACGACGGCCTGGCAGCTCGTCCTCTTCTGGGGTGTGCTCGTCGGGCTCGGCAGCGGCTCGATGGCCCTCGCGTTCGCGGCGACCGTCACCAACCGCTGGTTCACGGCCCGCCGGGGCCTGGTGACGGGCATCCTCACGGCGGCCGGCGCGTCCGGGCAGCTGGTGTTCCTGCCGCTGCTGTCCTGGCTGGTCGAGCACCACGGCTGGCGCCCGGCGGCCGTGACCGTGTCGCTCGCCGCCCTCGCGGTGGTCCCGTTCGTATGGCTGCTGCTCCGGGACCATCCGGCGGACGTCGGGCTTGCCCCGTACGGCGGGGAGTACGCCGAGAAGCCGGCGCCCGTGACGGGCGCGGCCCGCCGGGCGGTCACGGTGCTGTTCAAGGCGGCCCGCACGGGGCCGTTCTGGCTCCTGGCGGGCACGTTCGCGATCTGTGGGGCGTCGACGAACGGCCTGGTGAAGACCCACTTCGTGCCGGCGGCCCACGACCACGGGATGCCGGTGACGACGGCGGCCGGGCTGCTCGCGGTGATCGGCGTGTTCGACGTCGTCGGCACGATCGCCTCGGGCTGGTTCACCGACCGCTTCGAGGCCCGCCGGCTCCTCGCGGTCTACTACGCGCTCCGTGGTGTCTCGCTGCTCTTCCTGCCGCTGCTCCTCGCACCGGCCGTGCACCCGCCGATGCTGTTCTTCATCGTCTTCTACGGCCTGGACTGGGTCGCCACGGTCCCGCCGACGATCGCCCTGTGCCGCGAGCACTACGGCGAGGACTCGGCGATCGTCTTCGGCTGGGTCCTCGCCTCCCACCAGGTGGGCGCGGCGGTCGTCGCCTTCGCCGGTGGTGTGGCACGGGACGTCTTCGGCCGGTACGACGTCGTCTGGTACGCCTCGGGCGCGCTGTGCGCGGCGGCGGCCCTGATGGCCCTGGTGATCCGCCGACCCCGGACGGAGACGGTGTCCCTGGCAGGAGCATGA
- a CDS encoding amidohydrolase family protein yields the protein MTELPRIISVDDHVIEPAHLFETWLPKKYRDRGPQPLTAGIGELAYVAGKYQITMDPDGPPTDWWIYEDLTFPYKRNIAAVGFDRDDMTLEGITRAEMRRGCWDPKARLADMDLNHVEASLCFPTFPRFCGQTFAEAHDKEVALACVRAYNDWMVEEWCGDSGGRLIPLCIIPLWDIDLAVAEIRRNAARGVKAVTFSEIPTHLGLPSIHSGYWDPFFAVCQETGTVVNMHIGSSSQMPAASPDAPPAVQASLSFNNAMASMMDFLFSGVLVKFPRLKLAYSEGQMGWIPYALERADDVWEEHRAWGGVRDLIPEPPSTYYYRQIFCCFFRDKHGIASLDVVGRDNATFETDYPHVDSTFPHTKEVALDHVQGLDDETIYKLMRGNAIRMLDLDFDRGTV from the coding sequence ATGACGGAACTGCCCCGCATCATCAGCGTCGACGACCACGTGATCGAGCCCGCCCACCTCTTCGAGACCTGGCTCCCGAAGAAGTACCGCGACCGCGGGCCCCAGCCCCTCACGGCCGGCATCGGCGAGCTCGCCTACGTCGCCGGCAAGTACCAGATCACGATGGACCCGGACGGCCCGCCGACCGACTGGTGGATCTACGAGGACCTCACGTTCCCGTACAAGCGCAACATCGCCGCCGTCGGCTTCGACCGCGACGACATGACCCTGGAGGGGATCACCCGCGCCGAGATGCGGCGCGGCTGCTGGGACCCCAAGGCCCGCCTCGCCGACATGGACCTCAACCACGTCGAGGCCTCCCTCTGCTTCCCCACCTTCCCCCGCTTCTGCGGCCAGACCTTCGCCGAGGCCCACGACAAGGAGGTCGCCCTCGCCTGCGTCCGCGCCTACAACGACTGGATGGTCGAGGAATGGTGCGGCGACAGCGGCGGCCGGCTCATCCCGCTCTGCATCATCCCGCTCTGGGACATCGACCTCGCCGTCGCCGAGATCCGGCGCAACGCCGCCCGCGGCGTCAAGGCCGTCACCTTCTCCGAGATCCCCACCCACCTCGGCCTGCCGTCGATCCACTCCGGCTACTGGGACCCCTTCTTCGCCGTCTGCCAGGAGACCGGCACGGTGGTCAACATGCACATCGGCTCCAGCAGCCAGATGCCCGCCGCCTCGCCCGACGCCCCGCCCGCCGTCCAGGCCTCGCTCAGCTTCAACAACGCGATGGCCTCGATGATGGACTTCCTCTTCAGCGGCGTCCTCGTGAAGTTCCCCCGGCTCAAGCTCGCCTACAGCGAGGGCCAGATGGGCTGGATCCCGTACGCCCTGGAGCGCGCCGACGACGTGTGGGAGGAGCACCGCGCCTGGGGCGGCGTCCGCGACCTCATCCCCGAGCCGCCGTCCACGTACTACTACCGGCAGATCTTCTGCTGCTTCTTCCGCGACAAGCACGGGATCGCCTCCCTGGACGTGGTGGGGAGGGACAACGCCACCTTCGAGACCGACTACCCGCACGTCGACTCGACCTTCCCGCACACCAAGGAGGTCGCCCTCGACCACGTCCAGGGCCTCGACGACGAGACGATCTACAAACTCATGCGGGGCAACGCCATCCGCATGCTCGACCTCGACTTCGACCGGGGCACTGTGTGA
- a CDS encoding SDR family NAD(P)-dependent oxidoreductase — protein sequence MGNFLAGKVVAVTGAGRGIGRAVALACAAEGAKVVVNDYGVSIEGGEPTSEVALSVVKEIEAGGGTAVAVADDISTMAGGQRVVDVALTEYGRLDGVVCVAGILRERMLFNMSEEEWDPVVATHLKGTFTVFRAASAIMRRQGAGTLIGFTSGNHQGSVAQANYSAAKGGIISLVRSAALGLHKYGVTANAVAPVARTRMSANVPMELKEIGEPEDVAALVVYLLSERAREERITGQVYTIAGPKIAVWAQPRELRAGYAEGGAWTPERIADFLPGTVGVDPMPMLARLEEMARAAASGDRPNAGAGPGAGARSGAGAGPDAGPGAGTGSNAGAGARTEASARTDASKENGS from the coding sequence GTGGGGAACTTCTTGGCTGGCAAGGTCGTCGCCGTGACGGGCGCGGGACGGGGCATCGGCCGCGCCGTTGCCCTCGCGTGCGCGGCGGAGGGCGCGAAGGTCGTCGTCAACGACTACGGGGTGTCGATCGAGGGCGGCGAACCGACGTCGGAGGTCGCGCTGTCGGTGGTGAAGGAGATCGAGGCGGGCGGTGGGACGGCGGTCGCGGTCGCCGACGACATCTCGACGATGGCGGGCGGGCAGCGGGTCGTCGACGTCGCCCTCACGGAGTACGGGCGCCTGGACGGGGTCGTGTGCGTGGCGGGCATCCTGCGCGAGCGGATGCTCTTCAACATGTCCGAGGAGGAGTGGGACCCGGTCGTCGCGACGCATCTGAAGGGCACGTTCACGGTCTTCCGGGCGGCCTCGGCGATCATGCGGCGCCAGGGGGCCGGGACCCTGATCGGGTTCACCAGCGGCAACCACCAGGGCTCGGTGGCGCAGGCCAACTACTCGGCCGCCAAGGGCGGGATCATCTCCCTCGTACGGTCGGCGGCGCTCGGCCTCCACAAGTACGGGGTGACGGCGAACGCGGTGGCGCCGGTGGCACGGACCCGGATGTCGGCGAACGTCCCGATGGAACTGAAGGAGATCGGGGAGCCGGAGGACGTCGCGGCCCTCGTCGTCTACCTGCTCTCCGAGCGGGCCCGCGAGGAGAGGATCACCGGCCAGGTCTACACGATCGCGGGCCCGAAGATCGCGGTCTGGGCGCAGCCCAGGGAGCTGCGGGCGGGGTACGCGGAGGGCGGCGCCTGGACGCCGGAACGGATCGCGGACTTCCTGCCGGGGACGGTGGGGGTGGACCCGATGCCGATGCTGGCGCGCCTGGAGGAGATGGCCCGGGCGGCGGCGTCGGGCGACCGCCCGAACGCGGGCGCGGGCCCGGGTGCGGGCGCCCGTAGCGGTGCGGGCGCGGGCCCTGACGCGGGCCCCGGTGCGGGTACGGGCTCCAATGCAGGCGCGGGCGCCCGTACCGAGGCGAGCGCCCGTACCGACGCGAGCAAGGAGAACGGCTCATGA
- a CDS encoding helix-turn-helix domain-containing protein has product MPPSSEPPPHRVAVLALPGLLPFELGIPHRIFGRAKDITGRPLYEIVTCATAAGPVPTDADFSIHVEHGPEALATADTVVVPASYELGPVYDEGRLTGELAAALAHIRPGTRLVSICTGGYVLAAAGYLDGRPATTHWSSAEHFQRLFPRVRVDADVLFVDDGDVLTSAGVAAGIDLCLHIVRRDHGTAVANDVARRTVVPPHRDGGQAQYIERPLPEAGTHTTTTARAWALAHLHEPIQLRDLAEKEAMSVRTFTRRFRDEVGISPGQWLTQQRVERARHLLESTGLPVDRVAQDAGFGTAQSLRVHLMSAIGVTPTSYRRTFRTGAGTGAGGSAPAPFSPPRLRT; this is encoded by the coding sequence GTGCCGCCGTCGTCCGAACCGCCCCCGCACCGCGTCGCCGTGCTCGCACTGCCCGGCCTCCTCCCCTTCGAACTGGGCATTCCGCACCGCATCTTCGGCCGTGCGAAGGACATCACGGGCCGCCCGCTGTACGAGATCGTCACCTGTGCGACGGCCGCGGGCCCGGTGCCGACGGACGCGGACTTCTCGATCCACGTCGAGCACGGCCCGGAGGCCCTCGCCACCGCCGACACCGTCGTCGTACCGGCCTCGTACGAGCTCGGTCCGGTCTACGACGAGGGCCGGCTCACCGGCGAACTGGCCGCCGCGCTCGCCCACATCCGGCCGGGCACCCGGCTGGTATCCATCTGCACCGGCGGGTACGTGCTCGCCGCCGCCGGGTACCTCGACGGGCGCCCGGCCACCACCCACTGGTCCTCGGCCGAGCACTTCCAGCGGCTCTTCCCGCGCGTACGGGTCGACGCGGACGTGCTGTTCGTCGACGACGGCGACGTCCTCACCTCGGCGGGCGTGGCCGCCGGGATCGACCTGTGCCTGCACATCGTGCGTCGCGACCACGGCACGGCCGTCGCCAACGACGTGGCCCGCAGGACCGTCGTACCGCCGCACCGGGACGGCGGCCAGGCCCAGTACATCGAGCGGCCCCTGCCGGAGGCCGGCACCCACACCACGACCACCGCGCGGGCATGGGCGCTCGCCCACCTCCACGAGCCGATCCAGCTGCGTGACCTGGCCGAGAAGGAGGCGATGAGCGTACGGACGTTCACCCGGCGCTTCCGCGACGAGGTGGGCATCAGCCCCGGCCAGTGGCTCACCCAGCAGCGGGTCGAGCGCGCCCGGCACCTCCTGGAGTCCACCGGCCTGCCCGTCGACCGGGTCGCGCAGGACGCCGGATTCGGCACGGCGCAGTCGCTGCGGGTGCACCTGATGAGCGCGATCGGGGTGACGCCGACGTCCTACCGGCGGACGTTCCGCACGGGCGCGGGCACGGGCGCGGGCGGGTCCGCGCCCGCCCCGTTCTCGCCGCCCCGTCTCAGAACGTGA
- a CDS encoding acyl-CoA dehydrogenase family protein, protein MDFRLGEDQRALRKGVRELLGRLFDREALRAAVDSPAVDRGLWRELGAAGFFALRLPEEEGGVGLGLPEAVLVFEEAGRVLLPGPLVATHLAAGSVPGAAEGDVVVTEVGEGLVPWLDEADVVLGSAEGAVPMRSVDPLTPLHRVPGAPAAVSTTEGWEAVLLTAAEQVGSAEATTGKAVSYAREREQFGQVIGGFQAVKHLCAGMLVRTELARAAVRAASLTVDPVEIAGAKLLADEAATANARDCLQVHGGMGFTWEADVHLHLKRAWVRAELLLPAARAEETVAAGL, encoded by the coding sequence ATGGACTTCCGACTCGGCGAGGACCAGCGGGCGCTGCGGAAGGGGGTACGGGAGCTGCTCGGGCGGCTCTTCGATCGGGAGGCCCTGCGGGCCGCCGTCGATTCCCCCGCCGTGGACCGGGGGTTGTGGAGGGAGCTCGGCGCGGCGGGATTCTTCGCGCTGCGGCTCCCGGAGGAGGAGGGGGGTGTGGGACTCGGGCTCCCGGAGGCGGTGCTCGTGTTCGAGGAGGCGGGCCGGGTGCTGCTGCCGGGGCCGCTGGTGGCCACGCACCTGGCGGCCGGGTCCGTGCCGGGGGCGGCGGAGGGGGACGTCGTGGTGACCGAGGTGGGCGAGGGCCTCGTCCCTTGGCTGGACGAGGCCGACGTGGTGCTGGGCTCGGCCGAGGGCGCCGTACCGATGCGGTCGGTGGATCCGCTGACGCCGCTTCATCGAGTGCCCGGGGCACCCGCGGCGGTGAGCACCACGGAGGGATGGGAAGCCGTCCTGCTCACCGCTGCCGAGCAGGTGGGAAGCGCGGAGGCCACCACCGGGAAGGCGGTCTCCTACGCGCGCGAGCGGGAGCAGTTCGGGCAGGTCATCGGAGGGTTCCAGGCCGTCAAGCATCTCTGTGCCGGGATGCTCGTCCGTACCGAACTCGCCCGCGCCGCCGTCCGCGCCGCCTCCCTCACCGTCGACCCCGTCGAGATCGCCGGCGCCAAGCTCCTCGCCGACGAGGCCGCGACCGCCAACGCCCGGGACTGCCTCCAGGTCCACGGCGGCATGGGCTTCACCTGGGAGGCCGATGTCCATCTGCACCTCAAGCGCGCCTGGGTGCGGGCCGAGCTGCTGCTGCCCGCCGCGCGCGCCGAGGAGACGGTGGCCGCCGGACTGTGA
- a CDS encoding ATP-binding protein, which produces MQVLQVQLKVGPDPAEVGRARRWARSRLAGSGIGDDEPLAETLVLLISELVTNAVVHTGCPAVLRMLFAAEGGVRVEVADASDRPPRPRHAEGDDTNGRGLELVDGLADRWGWQPEGAGKSIWCEVDPAPAAPSPGPGASVAPGRVRC; this is translated from the coding sequence GTGCAGGTGCTTCAGGTTCAGTTGAAGGTCGGGCCGGACCCGGCGGAGGTGGGGCGAGCCCGGAGGTGGGCCCGGTCACGGCTCGCCGGCTCGGGCATAGGCGATGACGAGCCGCTGGCGGAGACGCTGGTGCTGCTCATCTCCGAGCTCGTGACCAACGCGGTGGTGCACACCGGCTGTCCGGCCGTGCTGCGGATGCTGTTCGCGGCGGAGGGCGGGGTGCGGGTCGAGGTGGCGGACGCGAGCGACCGCCCGCCGCGGCCCCGTCACGCGGAGGGCGACGACACCAACGGGCGCGGCCTGGAGCTGGTCGACGGCCTCGCGGACCGGTGGGGCTGGCAGCCCGAGGGTGCGGGCAAGAGCATCTGGTGCGAGGTGGACCCGGCTCCGGCCGCGCCTTCGCCGGGTCCGGGGGCGTCGGTGGCGCCCGGTCGGGTGCGCTGCTGA